The DNA sequence GGAAGTCGAGCGGGTTCTCGGTCTTTGCCCCTCCGCTCAGGAGAACCGGAACTCCCGCGGCGGCCTCAACGACCTTTGCGAAGGTCTCCCTTGAACCCGTCCAGTAGGTCTTTATCATGTCTGCACCGCTCTCGACGGCCGCCCTTGCCCCGTACATTACAACCCTGTAGTCCTCCTTCTTTCTATACTTCTCGCTGATGTAGGGACCCCTCGGGTAGGCGAACTGAACCACCGGAAAGCCGAGGTCGTGGGCGTAGCTCGCTATTTCGGCGAACTGGCGCATCATGGCGTCCTCCTGCGGTGAGCCCCAGTAAACCGTTGCGGCTATGGCATCGGCGCCGAGCTTTACAGCGTCCTCGACAAAGCCCAGCTGGCTCTGGAGGAGCTGGTCGTCCTTAGGCCTAAGTTCGGTCTTGCTGGTGAGCTTTATCATGAGCCCCACGCTGGGCTTGAGCTCGTCGCCGGCGATTCTTGCTAGGCCGGGGAGCATCATGACGCCGTCAACACCGGCCCTGATGACCTTCCTGAGGATTATCCTCGGGTTGACGTGCTCCCAGTGCTCCTCGAAGTCGGTCGGGCCGTGCTCGAAGCCGTGATCCATGGCGAATATAAGCGCCCTTCCGTCCCTCCGGAAGAACCTCCCAATCCTGCGCTTAATGCCAACGTTCTGGTACGCATCCATACTAATCACCTGGAGTGATATACTCTCCAAGGATTTAAGGTTTTCCTTGACAGAAACCTGTTTAAGGCGGGGGTCGAGTTTCTGGTGGTGGTTGGATGGAAAAAAAGAACCGGGTCATTGGTATCAGGGTCATCGACCTCGATGAGGTGGATTCGACGAACGAATACGCCAAGAGAATCGCTCCAGAGGTTCCCGAGGGCACGGTCGTGGTTGCAAAAAGGCAGACTGCAGGAAGGGGCAGGAGAGGGCGCTCGTGGGCCTCCCCGGAGGGGGGTCTCTGGTTGAGTGTGATCCTCAAGCCTCCCCGACTCGATGGAAGGCTCGTTTTCGTGGGGGCTTTGGCGGTCTCGGACACCCTGGCTGACTTTGGGATCCCCTCCGGAATAAAGTGGCCAAACGACGTCTGGGCTGGAGGCAAAAAGATCTCCGGTGTGCTTACCGAGGGAAAGGCTGGAGAATACACCGTCCTGGGAATTGGTCTAAACGTCAACAATCCACTCCCGGAGGAGCTGAGGGAAAGCGCAACTGCGATGGTAAACTTCATTGGTGCAAGGGTGCCACTGGAACGGGTTCTTGAGAGGCTTCTCTTCCATCTGGACGGCTGGTACAGGGTCTTTCTTGAGATGCCAGAGCTAATGATGGCCAAAGTCCGCGAGAGAACTTTTATCCTCGGAAGAACCGTCAGGGTCATTGAGGACGATAATGTTCTTATAGGGCGTGCAGTGGACGTCTTAGATGACGGGTCACTGCTGCTTGACATTGGCGGACAGCTAAGGAGAGTCCTGTACGGTGATGTTTCGTTAAGATTTCTTTGATTTATTTGTCATTTTGCCACAGTTTTACCCAGAAAGTTAATATATTATCGGATGTTTATGTCTTATGCTGATGCCCAGATTTGATTAAATGGGGGGTATCCGATGGGAAAGGGTCTGCTTAGAGCATATCTGGACATACCAGTGCTTCAAAAGATTCTTGCCGGCTTGATTCTTGGTATTGTTGCCGGAATACTGCTGCCGGGCTATGCAGGCACTCTCAAGCCTCTTGGCGACCTGTTCATCCGCCTGCTGAAGATGCTGGTGATGCCCATCATACTGTTCTCACTGATAGTCGGTGCCGCCAGCATCAACCCAGCGAGGCTTGGAAGGGTCGGCGTCAAGATAATCCTCTACTATCTGGCCACCTCGGCCTTCGCAGTGTTCTTCGGCCTGCTGATGGGCAACATCTTCAAGCCGGGCAGTGGAATAGAGCTGGGAACCGGTGCAGGAAAAGCAATACAGGCAGAGGCACCTTCTCTCGTTCAAACGCTCCTCAACATAGTGCCCACCAACCCGTTTGCAGCCTTCTCAAACGGTCAGGTGCTGCCCACGATATTCTTCGCCATAGTCTTTGGAATAGCCATCAGCTACCTTATGAACAGCAAGGATGAGAGGCTTAGAACGGCCTCCGAAACCCTCTACAAGGTCGTCGATGCCGCCGCCGAGGCGATGTACAAGATAGTTGCCGGCGTCATGCAGTACGCGCCCGTAGGTGTCTTTGCCCTCATCTACTACGTCGTCGGCACTTTCGGACCCAACGTGGCTGGTCCCCTGGTCAAGGTCGTGGTTGCAGTTTACCTCGGCCTCATACTCCAGATAGTCCTGGTATACGGCCTCCTCCTGAGGGTCTTTGGCATCGACCTCATCAAGTTCCTCAAGAAGGCCAAGGACGCAATGATTACGGCCTTCGTTACAAGGAGCTCCAGCGGAACCCTGCCTGTCACCATGCGCGTCGCCGAGGAAGAGATGGGTGTTGACAGGGGAATATTCTCCTTCACGCTGCCCCTCGGTGCGACGATAAACATGGATGGAACGGCGCTCTACCAGGGCGTCACGGTTCTCTTCGTAGCCTATGCCATCGGCCAGCCGCTGACCCTTGAGCAGCAGTTGATCGTTATACTCACAGCAGTGCTGGCATCCATTGGAACCGCCGGCGTTCCAGGGGCGGGTGCGATAATGCTCGCCATGGTGCTCCAGAGCGTCGGTCTCGAGCTGACTGAGGGAAGCCCCGTCGCCCTTGCCTACGCCATGATACTCGGCATCGACGCCATCCTCGACATGGGCAGGACCATGGTCAACGTCACCGGCGACCTTGCAGGAACGACCATAGTGGCCAAAACGGAGGGCGAGGTGGACCTCTCCAAGTGGGAGAAGTGATTTCTGATTTTTCTGCTTTTCCTTGCCTTTTGTCAGGTTTTTCTTTCCCTACTTCTGAGATAAAGTTAAATACTCCAACGTGGCGCTACTTACCAGTACAGATGGAATGGAGGTAGTGTGTAATGAAGAGAGTGCTTGCGGTGATTTTCGCCGCGATTCTACTGACGCCTCTCATTGGCCCGAATTTCGGGCTTGCGGAGGATTTTCAGCCGAAAACGTACAAACAGGACTTCGTTTTTACCATAGTGGTTATGCCCAACGGAAACGCCAACATCACCCTGAAGACCGTGTGGCTTGAACCCAAAGACGAGATCCAGAAACAGATTGAACAAATCCTCAACGAGACCCGGAACGGCAGCATGACGATGGAGGAGGCCATAGCGAAGTTCGAGGAGGAGCAGCTCCAGAGATACGTTGAGAGCCTCACCCAGTCCGGGATGAACCTCACCAACGAGAGCATAAAGTCCTACGGCATTGCCGAGGGCACCAACATAACCCTCGTTTTCAACGCCATAGCCCTAAACTTCTCAAGGTATTACTCCTACGGTGACTACTGGGAGGTTCGCATAGACCCCACGAGGGGCTACGCGACGATAAACATCCCCGATACGGGACTTCCCTTCGCCATAGACATCAACAGCACCTTCATCATCAAGCTCCCCGAGAACGCAACGCTCATAATGTATCCGAAGGCCTTCGCCCAGCAGTACAACACGAGCAAGTTCTTCGTCACCTCCGAAGTCAAGGGGGACACGGTTATAGTTAACTCCTACATCTACCTTGAGCCGTTTCTGCCTCCCGATGGGTATAAAGCCCTCTTCGGCAGCTACAAGGACTATTATATCCGCTATAAGGCCCCCTACAAGGGTGAGGAGCACTACCAGAGCAGTGTGATGAACGAGTACGTCACACTGGACATATACAGCAACGGCAGCGTCAGGCTCCACATGAGGGACGAGTACATCGAGCCCAAGTCCGAGGTCGAGGCCAGAAAGAAGGAGATAATCTCCTACGGCGTTGAAAACGCTACGGAGTACATTCTGAGGACGTACTCGATAGCCCTCGGCTACAGGGGCGCCCTCGTTGACAGCGGCAAGGTCAGGATACTCGGCCTAAACGAGACCGACGCCCCGCTGGTGATAGACGCCGAGTACATGCTGAGGAACTTCACCACATTCGAGAACGGCTCGTACGTTTACCAGTTCGACCCGACGCTCGGCCTCACGAACGGCCTGACGGACAGGATGGAATACGGGGTCAATCACACCCTCTACCTCACCATAAACCTCCCCGACGGCGGAAAGTTCCTCGAGGTGCCGGACAACATAAGCGAGAACCTCAACGGCAACAGGTTCACCATGACCGTCGTGAGGGAAGGGAACAGCCTCAAGATAGTCTCAAACGTCTTTATACGCTACGGCGCACCCGCTGAGGACGTCACCAAGATGCTCTCCAACCACACCACGGCGACGATAAGGTACACCGTTCCCGAGGAGAAGAGCCGCCTGAGCGAAACCCAGCAGATAATAGCAATAGCGGTGGCGCTCCTGCTCGTGGTCGGTGCCATAGTCTTCTGGAAGAGGCGGTGAGCCTTTTCCTTTTCGATATTCATTTAAATGCTGGGGTTCAACTCTTCTGGGGTGATAAAGGTGACCCGCAAGCTCTACTACGAGGACGCCTATCTGAAGGAGGCTAAAGCGAAGGTTCTGGAAGTCAGAGACAACACCCTTCTGCTCGACCAGACGGTTTTCTACCCTACCGGCGGCGGCCAGCCCCACGACAGGGGCTGGATAAACGGTGTAGAGGTCCTTGACGTCTACAAGGACGACGCCGGGAACGTGTGGCACGTTGTTGCTGAGCCCGAGAAGTTCAAGGCCGGAGACGAGGTCGAGCTAAAGCTGGACTGGGACTACAGGTACAGGCTCATGAGGATCCACACGGCAATGCACCTCATGGAGCACGTCCTCAACGTCGTCCTGCCCGGTGAGTGGGAGCTCTACGGAAGCGGCATGAGCGTCGAGAAGGGACGCTACGACATACTCTACCCGGAGAACGTAAACCAGTGGAAGGGACAGATCATAGAGACATTCAACAGGCTCGTTGACGAGGGCGGCGAGATGAGGATATGGTGGGAAGGGGAGACCCGCTACACCCAGATAAGGGACTTCGAGGTCATACCCTGCGGCGGGACGCACGTGAGGGACATAAAGGAGATAGGGCACCTGAAGAAGTTCAAGCGCTCCAGCCTTGGAAAAGGAAAGCAGAGGCTGGAGATATGGCTGGAGGACTGAGGGTCAGGTGTTTTTGACCTCTATTTCTATCCTTTTCCCGTATTCCGACAGGAAAGGCGACTTTATGATTTTGAGCTTGATGCGGTCGTCCTCGAACCTCACCTTGACGACCCTGCTGGCGTGCTCCCGGAGCTCTTTGCGGGTCCTCTCGCTGAAAAGCTCTGTGTTTATGAAGTAGACCGTTGTCCTGCTTTCATCGCCAAGGTACGGCCTGATCATGTAGCCAAAAAGGGACTCCAGGTCCCTCATCTCCCCCTCATGCATCGCCAGAACCTTGTCAAAGCCGAGCACGATCCTGACGGTGTAGTCCGCGTTTACCCTCTTCAGGGCTTCTTCGTAGTGCTTTTTCCTTATGGGGAACTCCTTGCTGAGGTCAACCTTGCCGAGGACGTTTCCGGTCTTGAGCAGACCGCCGATTTTTATGACGTTTGCATCGTCGATGAGCTTGGTATCGATGCCCGCCAGCTTCATCTGGGTTCTAAAGACGTGGAGCTGGTCGAGTTCATCCACTATAATAACTGGAAATTCTTTCTTCTGCAGACACCTCAGGATGAGGTGCAGGAGTATATGAACCGGTTCCCTGGAGGTGTATTCGATTAGAACGTCCTCCCCGGGTTTGAGGCTTCTGAGGTACTCGAACAACACGTCTTCCCCCGCGGTCTCCATAAATCATCCCCCGTCTTTTTAAGACGATGTTAACCGTAAAAAAGATTTTGTTAACCAAGAGCTCCCTGCGGATGTCACTTCTCAAACACATGGAAGTACCCCGTCACCAAAGGAAAATACTTGAAGGTGTGTCGAGGATCCTCTTAAGGTGTGTACTGTTTTGAGGGTTAACACAACTTCTGTCCTTCTTTGGAGGGGCTTTCGGAATTTAACACAATACTGTTCTACGGAAACTTGCACATCGACCTCGGCGACGCTCAGGCTCTGCTCGACTTTCCACACAACACTGTTCTACGGAAACAGGGATGTCCTCCTTGAGGATGTTGTAGAGCTAGGTCTCATACTTTCCACACAACACTGTTCTACGGAAACCCGACGAAAAAACATTTCAGAGAATCATGGAAGGCTTCTTTCCACACAACACTGTTCTACGGAAACAAGATTAAGAATGGCAAGCTTATTGTGAAGCCGAAGATTGCTGGCTTTCCACACAACACTGTTCTACGGAA is a window from the Thermococcus sp. genome containing:
- the fba gene encoding class I fructose-bisphosphate aldolase, with protein sequence MDAYQNVGIKRRIGRFFRRDGRALIFAMDHGFEHGPTDFEEHWEHVNPRIILRKVIRAGVDGVMMLPGLARIAGDELKPSVGLMIKLTSKTELRPKDDQLLQSQLGFVEDAVKLGADAIAATVYWGSPQEDAMMRQFAEIASYAHDLGFPVVQFAYPRGPYISEKYRKKEDYRVVMYGARAAVESGADMIKTYWTGSRETFAKVVEAAAGVPVLLSGGAKTENPLDFLKVVYDVVEAGGAGAVVGRNIFQRENPEPLIKALIRVIHRNEEPEEAAKAEGLI
- a CDS encoding biotin--[acetyl-CoA-carboxylase] ligase, which encodes MEKKNRVIGIRVIDLDEVDSTNEYAKRIAPEVPEGTVVVAKRQTAGRGRRGRSWASPEGGLWLSVILKPPRLDGRLVFVGALAVSDTLADFGIPSGIKWPNDVWAGGKKISGVLTEGKAGEYTVLGIGLNVNNPLPEELRESATAMVNFIGARVPLERVLERLLFHLDGWYRVFLEMPELMMAKVRERTFILGRTVRVIEDDNVLIGRAVDVLDDGSLLLDIGGQLRRVLYGDVSLRFL
- a CDS encoding dicarboxylate/amino acid:cation symporter, giving the protein MGKGLLRAYLDIPVLQKILAGLILGIVAGILLPGYAGTLKPLGDLFIRLLKMLVMPIILFSLIVGAASINPARLGRVGVKIILYYLATSAFAVFFGLLMGNIFKPGSGIELGTGAGKAIQAEAPSLVQTLLNIVPTNPFAAFSNGQVLPTIFFAIVFGIAISYLMNSKDERLRTASETLYKVVDAAAEAMYKIVAGVMQYAPVGVFALIYYVVGTFGPNVAGPLVKVVVAVYLGLILQIVLVYGLLLRVFGIDLIKFLKKAKDAMITAFVTRSSSGTLPVTMRVAEEEMGVDRGIFSFTLPLGATINMDGTALYQGVTVLFVAYAIGQPLTLEQQLIVILTAVLASIGTAGVPGAGAIMLAMVLQSVGLELTEGSPVALAYAMILGIDAILDMGRTMVNVTGDLAGTTIVAKTEGEVDLSKWEK
- a CDS encoding exodeoxyribonuclease VII small subunit — protein: MKRVLAVIFAAILLTPLIGPNFGLAEDFQPKTYKQDFVFTIVVMPNGNANITLKTVWLEPKDEIQKQIEQILNETRNGSMTMEEAIAKFEEEQLQRYVESLTQSGMNLTNESIKSYGIAEGTNITLVFNAIALNFSRYYSYGDYWEVRIDPTRGYATINIPDTGLPFAIDINSTFIIKLPENATLIMYPKAFAQQYNTSKFFVTSEVKGDTVIVNSYIYLEPFLPPDGYKALFGSYKDYYIRYKAPYKGEEHYQSSVMNEYVTLDIYSNGSVRLHMRDEYIEPKSEVEARKKEIISYGVENATEYILRTYSIALGYRGALVDSGKVRILGLNETDAPLVIDAEYMLRNFTTFENGSYVYQFDPTLGLTNGLTDRMEYGVNHTLYLTINLPDGGKFLEVPDNISENLNGNRFTMTVVREGNSLKIVSNVFIRYGAPAEDVTKMLSNHTTATIRYTVPEEKSRLSETQQIIAIAVALLLVVGAIVFWKRR
- a CDS encoding alanyl-tRNA editing protein — protein: MTRKLYYEDAYLKEAKAKVLEVRDNTLLLDQTVFYPTGGGQPHDRGWINGVEVLDVYKDDAGNVWHVVAEPEKFKAGDEVELKLDWDYRYRLMRIHTAMHLMEHVLNVVLPGEWELYGSGMSVEKGRYDILYPENVNQWKGQIIETFNRLVDEGGEMRIWWEGETRYTQIRDFEVIPCGGTHVRDIKEIGHLKKFKRSSLGKGKQRLEIWLED
- a CDS encoding DUF257 family protein, producing METAGEDVLFEYLRSLKPGEDVLIEYTSREPVHILLHLILRCLQKKEFPVIIVDELDQLHVFRTQMKLAGIDTKLIDDANVIKIGGLLKTGNVLGKVDLSKEFPIRKKHYEEALKRVNADYTVRIVLGFDKVLAMHEGEMRDLESLFGYMIRPYLGDESRTTVYFINTELFSERTRKELREHASRVVKVRFEDDRIKLKIIKSPFLSEYGKRIEIEVKNT